AATAGTATCGGATATATCATGGAGAATTTCAAAGCCATCGCCTAAAATTTCCAAATCGGTTAAAACCCGCTGCCCTCCGGATGACATCCTTACAATATATACATTATTCTTTTTAAGCTTCATCTTTTTACGGACCAACAGCTCGACCTGGACCTCATAACTTTTTTTCAGCAGCGTATAAATCCTTCTGGCAATCGCAGCATTTTCAGTTTGAATATCCACAACAAGCTTCCGATTAGAAAATGAAAGGGATCCGTTCATCCGGATAAGCGCACACAATTCCGCCTTACCGCAGCAATCCTTTCCCTCTAATGTAGTAAGCTCTTTTTTCGTTTCTGAAGCAAAAGACATCCATTTCACCCCCAATCGAACGCAGGTAATCTATTTTTATCAATCAAAAAACCGGCCCCGCTTATATCTACGGTATTATGGGGCTTTTAGTTTCATTTATAAGCATGCTATAAAGCAAATCCGCCACTTTTTTCGTGTCATGGCGTATTACATTCCCCTCATAGCTGAAAATGCGTTCTTGTATAATTTCAAGACCCATCCGTTTTAAACTTTCCACATCATACATGACCGGTTTGGCATATTCAGCTTGATAGCGTTGCTGAATCTCGGTTGGTATTTCTTCATTGTTAACAAGTATCCTGTCAATATATGCATTCCCCATATGGTCATATATCGCTTTTATATGATCGCTCGCACTATAATCCAGCGTCTCGCCAGCTTGTGTCATCAAATTGCAAATGTACACCTTTTTAGCCTTGGAACGGGCAACCTCTTCTCCTAGGCCAGGGACAAGTAAGTTAGGCAGAATGCTAGTATATAGACTTCCTGGACCTATGACAATAAGATCTGCCTGCTTGATTTCCTGGAGAGTTTCACTGAGCGGCTTTATATGATGAGGAGACAGAAAAACTTTTTTTATTTTCTTTCCTGAGAAGGGGATCTTGGATTCTCCTGTAACAATCGTTCCGTCATCCATCTCCGCATGGAGAACCACACTTTGGTTGGCAGCCGGAAGCACTTTACCGCGGACATTAAGGAATTTGCTCATTTCCTGGATCGCATGGACGAAATCGCCTGTCAACGAAGTCATTGCCGCCAGTATCAAATTCCCCAGCGAATGCCCGGACAACTCATTTTTACTCTGAAAGCGATGTTGAAACATTTGTTCAACAAGGGGCTCTACATCCGATAATGCAGCCAGCACGTTACGAATATCACCCGGAGCGGGGATATCCATATCCTCGCGAAGGCGGCCTGAACTGCCACCATCATCAGCTACCGTAACGATTGCCGTAATATCCACTGGATGCTTCTTTAACCCTCTCAGTAAAACGGGCAGGCCGGTTCCCCCTCCAATGATCACAACCTTAGGTTGTTTCTTATTATTTAACATCTGCTTTCCCCTTACTTTTCTCGATATCGCGATGTGATACTTGAACCCTGTAATCCTTTTTGAAGTGGTTTGAAATATACTCCGTCAACGCTACCGAACGGTGCTGACCGCCTGTACAACCAATCGCAACAACAAGCTGTGCCTTCCCTTCACGTTTATAATATGGAAGCATGAATGCAAGCAGATCGGTCACTTTTTCCAAGAATTTTTGCGTCTCGCTCCATTTTAAAACGTAACTCGACACTTCCTGTTCCAAGCCAGTCCTTGGTCTCATATGGTCAATATAATATGGATTTGGCAGGAAACGTACATCAAACACTAGGTCGGCATCTATGGGCAGACCATGCTTGAACCCGAACGACATGACATTGACTGTAAAGCCGACACTTTTATCGGCAGAAAATTCCGAAGCGATTTTCTCCCTCAATTCGCGCGGTTTCAGTTGGGAAGTATTAAAGATCAATTGAGCCCTTCCCTTCAATTCGTCCAAAAGTTCCCGTTCCATTTTAATGCCTTCCAATGGCCGTCCTAATGGAGCAAGTGGGTGGGTCCTTCTCGTTTCCTTATATCTGCGTACCAAGGAATCATCATCAGCTTCAAGAAAAAGGATTCTTGGTGATACTGCAGCTGTATCCGTTAAATTATCCAGTGCAAGAAATAAGGAATCAAAAAACTCCCTCCCCCTTAAATCCATGACAAGGGCCACTTTATTCATCTTATTCCCGGAGTCCTTCATTAACTCCAAAAACTTTGGCAATAACGTGGGCGGCAAATTATCGACGCAAAAAAATCCGAGGTCTTCAAAACTTTGAACCGCCACTGTCTTACCCGCTCCGGACATTCCGGTAATGATGACCAATTGCGTTTCACTCATCTGCCCTGTACTCATAGTTTCTCCGCCCCCATGTATATCTTTTTTTATATTTAAAAATTAACCTGGATCCAATCGGTAAGAAAGCAGCTTAAATTCAGGCGTATAGGTAAATGTTCCATAGATGATCCCACTTCCATGAACCATATAGTCCAGGATGTGAAAATCACCTTCAGCCATCATCAGCTTTTTAACATCTTCAACCGGATGCCAGCTAAGCTCCCCTTCTTCACAAACATCCACATTTACACCATCGGAATCCGTTGCAAAGAAAGTGAACATCATCCATTCTGACAAAACTTTATCTCCGTCCTTCATAATGAAGGTGAAAATGCCTTTGATGGAAGGGTTTTTTAAATAAACACCCGTTTCTTCGCGATATTCCCTAATGCAGGCATCGCGTACAGATTCCCCAGGTTCCATCTTGCCGCCTGGAGCTACCCACCATCCGCGTCTAGGCTTTTTCAATAAGAGGATTTGATTATCTTTTATCAATACACAGTTTGTGACACGTTGCACGTTCTTCACCTCAATTGGCTCTGCTCGACTATAGAAACCTTCCCCTCCATGTTGAAGGGATTCAGTTTATATTCTTAAACCGCCGCTAGATATCCATTTGGCGATTTACAAATGCTAATAGTTCAAACAAGTTGTATTTTTCATCTTCTTACCATTATGAAAGATTATGTTTAGTATATCTTATCATTATACTATTTTTGAAATGAGCTAACAATAAAGTAAACTTCCTGCATTGGGGGAATATTCATTCGCAAAAAATCACATAGGTAAGTCTTTATCCTGCTTAACTCCTATTCTTCTCCACTTTCGCTGCCTAAATGCAAAGGGCTAGCTTATTCCGCATTAAAAACCCCTAAAAATTGGAACCAAAGATATAGTCTCAAAGCAGGAAAACAAAAAAAAGACACAGAAACTTAATCTGTGTCCTTAAACGTTTATAATTAAAGGGGGTCAACTTCTACCCATACTATACCCAATAATTATTTCACGCGTGTTACAACGTCGTTAAAACGGAATTACGATTTTATATTCTTGAAAATCAAGCCTTTGGCTGCAATTTTTCTTGAAGTTCCTCAACAAAATGCTGAGCGGATTGAGCGGCAATGCTTCCATCGCCTGTAGCTGTAACGATCTGGCGCAATGTTTTTTCACGAACGTCACCAGCAGCAAAAATACCAGGGACGCGTGTTTCCATCCGATCATTCGTTTCAATATAGCCTGTGGAATTCAAGATGCCCAAGCCCTCAAATGGTTTAGTTAGCGGAAGCATTCCGATATAAATGAATACACCGTCTGCGTCCATCACTGTCTCTTCTCCGTTTTCAGTGGAAACTAGAGTGACACCGCCGACTTTGCCGCCTTTTTCATTGATTTCCTTCAAAGTATGATTCCAGATGAAGTCAATTTTTTCATTGGCAAATGCACGATCTTGAAGAATCTTTTGAGCACGAAGTTCGTCACGTCTGTGTACGATCGTCACTTTTGAGGCGAAACGGGTTAAGTACACACCCTCTTCAACAGCAGAGTCTCCGCCGCCGATAACGAACAGTTCTTTTTGCTTGAAGAAAGCACCATCACAAACGGCACAATACGATACACCGCGGCCGCCCAATTCTTTTTCGCCTGAAACGCCGATTTTCTTGTATTCGGCACCAGATGAAATGATGATTGAACGTGCTTTGAATTCCTTGGAACCGGATTTGATCGTTTTATACTCTTCACCGTCAATGATTTCTTTAACATCCCCATAGGCATACTCCGCACCGAATTTCTTTGCATGGTCAAACATTTTCGTTGAAAGTTCAGGTCCGAGTATCGTGTCGAATCCAGGATAATTTTCCACTTCCTCAGTATTTGCCATTTGCCCGCCCGGTACTCCGCGTTCCAACATCAATGTTGAGAGGTTCGCACGTGATGTATAGACAGCCGCCGTCATCCCTGCAGGACCAGCTCCAATAATAACAACGTCATAAATTTTTTCAGACATGTTTTCACTCCTCCATATTCCATTACAAATGGAACCTTCACTACGAGTTAGTGTTCCCTACCTATTATCCTATATAACAAATAATTTTTCGTCCAAATATTTGCTCATCCCAGTAAGTTTTCAACCAACTTTACGTACTTCGATAAGGTGGACACCGATATGAAATGTTTGTCTGCGATTGCCTGTTTGCTTACCTTCTCATTTTTAAGCTGATTCCACACGTACTCCACAGCAGATGCCCAGCCTGCTGGATTATTTAACTTCTGCTCGGATTTCACCGCTTCGATGAAGACGGAAAACCACATTAAATAGAGCCCGGCTTCATTTAATTGTATCGGTTGGAAATGCCGATATAATAACTCGGCTGTACGATCGGCAAAATCAATCGGTGTTAATTGGCGATCTTTAGCAGGAACTTGAACAAGGTCGGCATAATCACGTTCCAAATCAGTGAAATTCTGATTTAGGTTAAGGACCTGGTTTTTCAATAGCTTCTGTTTATGAACCGAATGTTTCAGAAGGAAAATGGCAAACAGCCTTTCCTCGATGAATTCACTTTCCAGCCTTTTTGTAATAGAAGGAAAATGATGTTCAAAACCATCTGAAGTTGCATTCATATCTCCCCAAGGCTCCATGCCTTCCTTTTCCGGGTTCATTTCCACGACCTTTTTCCATGCCTTTTTGGCAGACTGTTCATGGCCTAAGTGGTAAGCGGAAATGGTAAGCCAATAGTAAAAGGTTCCATCTCCCTCGAACCCTTGCTTTTGAAGTCCTTTCAGCCATTTATATGCAGAAGCATAGTTTCCGATCAAAGCGAAGGTCGCTCCAAGCTTGAAACGATGTTCGGATAGCATCGGCCGAATTTTCTCCAGCATCTGTATGAGCTCTTCAACCTTTGCTTCATCCTGTTGATAATGATGAAAAACAACAAGGTTACAAAGCGCATGCAGGTTTCCCGGACTTTTTTCCAATACCTCATCAAGTGTTTCAAATGCTTCATTTACTTGACCAAGATAGAAATAGGCAAGTGCTAGGTTATTATAAGCGGACCAGTAATCCTTGTACTCTGCAATCGTTTCTTTCAGTACTTCGATTGCCTTCGGGAAATTGCCTGATTCCAGGTACTCGCGGGCTTGTTCCTGTTTGGTAATGAGCCCATCATGCTTAAAGGGGTTTTCTTCTGATTCATCCGACTCAAAAGTTATCAGTTCAAGCAGATCCTCTGCGTCATCGCTGAACTCCCCGTCTTCTTCTTTATCAAGATAAGCACTGGCGTGACGATAAGCCTCCTTGAACATGCCTAAGTGGGCATAATTATTCGCCAGGAAGTAATGACATTCCGACATATAGGGATCCATCACATCCAAGATGTTCTCCAATAGGTTGTTTGAATAATTATATTCACCGATTTCCGAGCAGGTGATTGCCAATTGACAAGCTATCATCGGTTCAGC
This sequence is a window from Brevibacillus sp. JNUCC-41. Protein-coding genes within it:
- a CDS encoding gluconeogenesis factor YvcK family protein, whose product is MLNNKKQPKVVIIGGGTGLPVLLRGLKKHPVDITAIVTVADDGGSSGRLREDMDIPAPGDIRNVLAALSDVEPLVEQMFQHRFQSKNELSGHSLGNLILAAMTSLTGDFVHAIQEMSKFLNVRGKVLPAANQSVVLHAEMDDGTIVTGESKIPFSGKKIKKVFLSPHHIKPLSETLQEIKQADLIVIGPGSLYTSILPNLLVPGLGEEVARSKAKKVYICNLMTQAGETLDYSASDHIKAIYDHMGNAYIDRILVNNEEIPTEIQQRYQAEYAKPVMYDVESLKRMGLEIIQERIFSYEGNVIRHDTKKVADLLYSMLINETKSPIIP
- the rapZ gene encoding RNase adapter RapZ, whose protein sequence is MSTGQMSETQLVIITGMSGAGKTVAVQSFEDLGFFCVDNLPPTLLPKFLELMKDSGNKMNKVALVMDLRGREFFDSLFLALDNLTDTAAVSPRILFLEADDDSLVRRYKETRRTHPLAPLGRPLEGIKMERELLDELKGRAQLIFNTSQLKPRELREKIASEFSADKSVGFTVNVMSFGFKHGLPIDADLVFDVRFLPNPYYIDHMRPRTGLEQEVSSYVLKWSETQKFLEKVTDLLAFMLPYYKREGKAQLVVAIGCTGGQHRSVALTEYISNHFKKDYRVQVSHRDIEKSKGKADVK
- a CDS encoding NUDIX hydrolase, whose protein sequence is MQRVTNCVLIKDNQILLLKKPRRGWWVAPGGKMEPGESVRDACIREYREETGVYLKNPSIKGIFTFIMKDGDKVLSEWMMFTFFATDSDGVNVDVCEEGELSWHPVEDVKKLMMAEGDFHILDYMVHGSGIIYGTFTYTPEFKLLSYRLDPG
- the trxB gene encoding thioredoxin-disulfide reductase encodes the protein MSEKIYDVVIIGAGPAGMTAAVYTSRANLSTLMLERGVPGGQMANTEEVENYPGFDTILGPELSTKMFDHAKKFGAEYAYGDVKEIIDGEEYKTIKSGSKEFKARSIIISSGAEYKKIGVSGEKELGGRGVSYCAVCDGAFFKQKELFVIGGGDSAVEEGVYLTRFASKVTIVHRRDELRAQKILQDRAFANEKIDFIWNHTLKEINEKGGKVGGVTLVSTENGEETVMDADGVFIYIGMLPLTKPFEGLGILNSTGYIETNDRMETRVPGIFAAGDVREKTLRQIVTATGDGSIAAQSAQHFVEELQEKLQPKA
- a CDS encoding tetratricopeptide repeat protein, which gives rise to MSKDSKFGQQAQILTFHPTGEYYFTKGLKAYHRRELPKSKKYLERALELEPAEPMIACQLAITCSEIGEYNYSNNLLENILDVMDPYMSECHYFLANNYAHLGMFKEAYRHASAYLDKEEDGEFSDDAEDLLELITFESDESEENPFKHDGLITKQEQAREYLESGNFPKAIEVLKETIAEYKDYWSAYNNLALAYFYLGQVNEAFETLDEVLEKSPGNLHALCNLVVFHHYQQDEAKVEELIQMLEKIRPMLSEHRFKLGATFALIGNYASAYKWLKGLQKQGFEGDGTFYYWLTISAYHLGHEQSAKKAWKKVVEMNPEKEGMEPWGDMNATSDGFEHHFPSITKRLESEFIEERLFAIFLLKHSVHKQKLLKNQVLNLNQNFTDLERDYADLVQVPAKDRQLTPIDFADRTAELLYRHFQPIQLNEAGLYLMWFSVFIEAVKSEQKLNNPAGWASAVEYVWNQLKNEKVSKQAIADKHFISVSTLSKYVKLVENLLG